In Elephas maximus indicus isolate mEleMax1 chromosome 14, mEleMax1 primary haplotype, whole genome shotgun sequence, one DNA window encodes the following:
- the ARL11 gene encoding ADP-ribosylation factor-like protein 11, with product MGSVNSRGHKAEAQVVMMGLDSAGKTTLLYKLKGHELVETLPTVGFNVESLEAPGHVSLTLWDVGGQTQLRANWKDYLEGTDILVYVLDSTDEARLPEAVAELGEVLDNPNMASVPFLVLANKHEAPNALPLLEIRDRLGLERFQDCSWEIQACSALTGEGLPEALQSLRRLLKSRSHLCPWARSGESKKS from the coding sequence ATGGGTTCTGTGAATTCCAGAGGTCACAAGGCAGAAGCCCAGGTAGTGATGATGGGCCTCGactcagcaggcaagaccacgcTCCTGTACAAACTGAAGGGCCATGAGCTGGTGGAGACCTTGCCCACTGTTGGCTTCAATGTGGAGTCTCTCGAAGCTCCTGGGCATGTGTCTCTGACTCTCTGGGATGTGGGAGGGCAGACCCAGCTCAGGGCCAACTGGAAGGACTATCTGGAAGGCACGGATATTCTTGTGTATGTGCTGGACAGCACAGATGAAGCCCGTCTGCCTGAGGCAGTGGCTGAGCTCGGAGAAGTACTAGACAACCCCAACATGGCCAGCGTCCCTTTCCTGGTGCTGGCCAACAAGCACGAGGCACCTAATGCTCTACCACTGCTGGAGATCAGAGATAGGCTGGGCCTGGAGAGATTCCAGGACTGCAGCTGGGAGATCCAAGCCTGCAGTGCCCTCACCGGTGAGGGGCTGCCAGAAGCCCTGCAGAGTCTGAGAAGGCTCCTGAAATCTCGCAGCCACCTATGCCCCTGGGCAAGGAGTGGGGAGAGCAAGAAGTCTTGA